DNA from Sulfitobacter albidus:
GCGCTGCTGGCACTATCGCCCAGCACCACAAACGCGCCGATATCGCCCGTGCGCCGCACGTGGGTGCCGCCGCACAGCTCCAGCGAATAGGTGTTGCCATCGGTTCCCTTGCCGGAGCCGTCCTGCATACCCATCGACACCACGCGCACCTCGTCGCCGTATTTCTCCCCGAACAGCGCCTGCGCACCAAGCCCGCGCGCGTCGTCGGGCGTCATGATCCGGGTCTCAACGGGTGTGTTCTGGCGGATGTAGGCGTTCACCTCGGCCTCGACCGCCGCGATATCCGCGAGGCTCACCGCCTCGTTGTGGCTGAAATCAAAGCGCAAACGATCCTCGGCATTGAGCGAGCCGCGTTGCGCGACGTGATCGCCAAGCGCGTGACGCAGCGCCTCGTGCAGCAGATGCGTGGCCGAATGGTTCGCCCGGATCGCCGTGCGCCGCGCGTGATCTACTTCAAGAACGGCGGCTTCCCCGTTGGAAACGCTCCCCTTTTCGACGGTCGCAAAGTGAATGAACACGCCCGCCGCCTTGCGTGTATCGGTCACGCGCGCCGTGCCGGAGGCCGTGCGGATCACCCCGCTGTCGCCGACCTGCCCGCCGCTTTCGGCGTAAAATGGTGTCTGGTTCAGCGCGATCTGCACGCTGTCCCCCTCACCCGCTGCCTCGACCTTGGCCCCCTCCCGCACAAGGGCGACAATCTTGCCCTCCGCCGTCTCGGTCTCGTAGCCCAGAAAATCGGTGACGCCATCGGCCTCGGCCACGTCGAACCACACGGTCGCATCCGCCGCCTCGCCCGAGCCTGACCACGCCGCGCGCGCCTTGGCCTTTTGCTCGGCCATGGCCGCGTCGAACCCATCGGTATCCACGCTGCGCCCCTTTTCGCGCAGCGCGTCCTGCGTCAGATCCAGCGGGAAGCCGTAGGTGTCATAAAGCTTGAACGCCGCCGCCCCGGGCAGCACTGCGCCCTCATCCAAGCCTGAAACCTCTTCGTCGAGCAGCTTCAGCCCGCGATCGAGTGTCTGGCGGAAGCGTGTTTCCTCTTGTAACAGCGTCTGTTCGATCATGCGCTGCGCTTGTCCCAGTTCGGGATAGGCCGCACCCATCTGGCCGACGAGCGCTGGCACCAGACGGTGCATCAGCGGATCCTGCGCGCCCAGCAGATGCGCATGACGCATCGCGCGGCGCATGATCCGGCGCAGCACGTAGCCGCGCCCATCGTTGCTGGGCATCACGCCGTCCGCCATCAGGAACGAGGTCGAGCGCAGGTGATCCGCAATCACCCGGTGGTGCGTCTTTCCCGGCCCATCGGGATCGGTGCTGGTGGCATTCGCCGACGCCTCGATCAGGCTGCGCATCAGGTCCGTGGCGTAATTGTCGTTGGTCCCCTGCAACAGCGCCGCGACACGCTCGATGCCCATGCCGGTATCGATGGATTTGTTCGGCAAATCGCGACGCGTGCCGTCCTCGAACTGCTCGTACTGCATGAAAACGAGGTTCCAGATCTCGACAAAGCGGTCGCCGTCTTCCTCGGGGGAGCCGGGAGGACCGCCCCAGATGTGGTCGCCGTGATCGTAGAAAATCTCGGTGCACGGCCCGCACGGGCCCGTGGGGCCTGCGGACCAGAAGTTATCGTCCGTGGCGATGCGGATGATGCGATCGTCGCTCAGCCCCGCGTGCCGCTTCCAGATCTCCACCGCCTCATCATCAGTATGATAGACCGTCACCAGCAGCTTGGACGCGTCGATGCCGAACCCTTTGGTCAGCAGATCCCAGGCCAGCGGGATGGCGTCCTCTTTGAAGTAATCGCCAAAGCTGAAATTGCCGAGCATCTCGAAAAACGTGTGGTGGCGCGCGGTGTAGCCGACGTTGTCCAGATCGTTGTGCTTGCCGCCTGCGCGCACGCATTTCTGCGCTGTGGTAGCGCGGGAGTAGTCACGCGTCTCGACCCCGGTAAAGAGGTTCTTGAACTGCACCATGCCCGCCGCCGTGAACATCAGCGTCGGATCGTTGCGCGGCACCAGCGGGCTGGAGGGCACGATCGCGTGGCCGTGGTCGCCAAAATACGACAGGAAGGTCGAGCGGATGTCGTTGAGCGTCTGCATGGGGCGTCCTTTTTTGGGCACGTTTTGCGCCCGTTTCAGATAGCTGCGGCGCGCGGGCCTGTCCACAGGGCGGCACGGAAAAAGGGTGCCGATCCTGCGACCGACACCCTTTTCCAGGTATTCTCGACACGCCGCAGCGCGCCGGGGGATTTAGGCAGTTCCCGTCTGCGGGTGCTTATCCTTCGAGGATATCCGGATCGTCCATCTCATCCGAGCCGTCGAAATCAAGCCCGTGGGCCGCGCGGATCTTGTCCTCGATCTCGTGAGCCATCGCCTCGTTTTCGCGCAGGAAGGTTTTGGCGTTCTCACGCCCCTGCCCGATCCGCTCATCCCCGTAGGAGAACCAGCTGCCGGATTTGTCAACGATCCCGGCCTTCACGCCCATGTCCAAAAGCTCCCCCATCTTGGAGATGCCCTCGCCGTACATGATGTCGAATTCAACCTGCTTGAACGGTGGTGCGACCTTGTTCTTGACGACCTTCACACGGGTCTGGTTGCCCACAACCTCGTCGCGGTCCTTCAGCGCGCCGATGCGGCGGATATCCAGACGCACGGAGCTGTAGAACTTCAGCGCGTTGCCGCCGGTCGTCGTCTCGGGCGAGCCAAACATGACGCCGATCTTCATGCGGATCTGGTTGATGAAGATCACCATACAGTTCGAGCGGCTGATCGAGCCGGTGAGCTTGCGCATCGCTTTGCTCATCAAACGCGCCTGCACGCCGACGGAGCTGTCGCCCATCTCGCCTTCAAGCTCTGACTTTGGTGTCAGTGCCGCAACCGAATCGACGATGACCATGTTGACCGCGCCCGAACGCACGAGCGTATCGGTAATCTCCAGCGCCTGCTCGCCCGTGTCTGGCTGCGAAATCAGCAGCTCGTCGATGTCCACGCCCAGCTTGCGCGCGTATTGCGGATCAAGCGCGTGCTCGGCGTCGACAAAGGCGCAAACCCCGCCCTGCTTTTGTTGCTCGGCCACGCAATGCAGCGTCAGCGTGGTTTTGCCCGAGGATTCGGGGCCGTAGATCTCGATGATCCGGCCCATCGGCAAACCACCGATCCCCAGCGCGATATCCAGACCCAGCGAGCCGGTGGAGGACGCCTTGATGTCCTGCATCGCCCCTTCATCGCCAAGCTTCATGATCGAGCCCTTGCCGAACTGCCGCTCAATCTGCGCAAGCGCGCTGTCGAGCGCCTTTTGCTTGTCTGCCGTTTTCTTATCCATGCTCAAAAGATCTGCCGTTGCCATTGGGTTCTTCCCTTACTGTCACAGGGGCGTGGCGGCGGCAATCGCCGCTTTGCCCGGGCGTGGGTGTTCCGTTAATGTTCTTATGAGATCAAAAAGAGAACATTTCAATCAAAATCGTCCTTTCTCATCATTTGTCTCTTTTGGTTAAGGAAAGGTTTATGCTTCACTGCCCGGATAGAATTCTTGAACGGAGCCGCCCGCGTGCTTGTCTTTTTTGCCGAACGTCTCGCGTTCCTGTCGGTGCCAAAAACCGGCACGACGGCCTATCATACGGCGCTGCGCGACCGCGCGGATCTGGTGATCAGCGATCCGCCCCTTCTCAAGCACGCGCCGGTCTATCGCTACAATCGTTTCATCCGCCCGATGTTCGCAAACGTCTGCAACGCCGAGATGGAGCTGATGGCGGTGATGCGCGAGCCTGTGAGCTGGCTCAGCAGCTGGTATCGCTACCGCCGCCGCCCGTTCATGCAAGGCAAGCCCAACAGCACCCATGACGTGAGTTTCGATGAATTTGTGCTGGCCTACATGAAGGGCAAGCGTCCCGGATTTGCCGACGTCGGCAGCCAACTGAAGTTCCTGGAGCGCCAGCCCAACGGCACGGGAATCACCCATCTATTCCGCTACGAGGACCAGCCGCGACTACAGCAGTTTTTGCGCGATCGTCTTGCGGTCCCGCTTGAGCTTGCGCAAGAGAATGTCTCTCCCCGGCTCGACACACCCCTGTCGGCGGATGTCGAAACCCGATTTCGCCGCAAATTCAGCGAGGATTTCGCGCTTTACGACAGTATCCCGTGCGATTAATGCAGCTGCTTATTCACTGTTTCAGTGAGATCGTTGAGCGAGAAGGGTTTGGGCAGAAAGACCGAGTTGGGTATCTTTTTCTGCGCCTCGCCCAAACTGTCCTCTGCATAGCCAGAGACAAAGACAACGCGGACATCGGGTCGGTCCTTTAGGGCTTCACGCACCCAACTTGGCCCATCCATGCCGGGCATAACCACATCCGTCACGAAACAGTCGATCTTCAGCTGTCGGTCCTCCAACGTGTTGAGCGCGGCTTCGGCGTTCTCGGCCTCCAGCACCGTGTAGCCGCGCAGCCGCAGCGCCCGGCTGGCAAAGGCGCGCACGGGGGCCTCATCCTCGACGAGCAGGATGACCCCACCATCGTGCGGCGTGCCATCCGCCTTGGCCGGCTCCATCGCTTTTGGCTGAGCGGCGTCGTGGAGCGGCTGTGCGTAGACGGGGAAGTAGAGGATAAAGGACGTGCCCACATCCACTTCGCTGTCGACAAAGATATAGCCACCCGTCTGCTTGACGATGCCGTAAGCGGTCGACAGACCGAGGCCGGTGCCCTCGCCCGTGCGTTTGCTGGTGACGAATGGTTCGAACACCTTCTGCAGCCGATCACCGGGGATACCCACACCGTCATCCTCGACGCGGATCGTGATGTAGTCCCCCGACGGCACCGTTACCCGGTCTCGCGTCAGCGGGCTATCAAGCGTGACCGCTTCGGTTACGATACGGACCTCTCCGCCCGATGGCATCGCGTCGCGGGCGTTCACAACAAGGTTCATGAGCACCTGTTCCAGCTGCCGCTTGTCCGCACGGATTGGTCGCAGCACGGGATCATGGCGTAGGGTCAGGGTCACTTTTTCGCCAACCAGCCGGTTCAGCAGATGGGTCAGATCGGCGAGGGTGTCGCGCATGTCGAGCGTTTCCGGGCGCAGGGTCTGCTTGCGCGAGAAGGCGAGGAGCTGCCCTACAAGCGAGGCGGCCCGGTTGGCGTTCTGGTTGATCTGGATCAGATCGTCGTAATTCGCATCGCCGGGATCGTGGCGCAGCAGCAAAAGGTCGCAATGGCCCGAAATCGCGGTCAACAGATTGTTGAAATCATGCGCGACGCCGCCCGCAAGCTGGCCGATAGCCTGCATTTTCTGGCTTTGCACGAATTGCGCTTCGAGCGTCTTGAGTTCAGTCGCGTCATGCAGCACCGCCACAAGTGCCGGTGCGCCATCCTCTTCGATCCGGTTCAGCGTCACTTGCACGAATGTCTCGCGGTCGCGCCGGGTAAGACGCAGGAATTCGGATTTCTGCGCGAGGCGCCCGGCCAGCGTATCGTCGAGCCAGTCCGATATCGCGCGGCCGAGTCCCTCCATCAGGTCGGCGATATTCGCGTCATTGACCAAGGCCACGCCGATCAGCGCGCTTGCCCTTGCATTGAAACCCATCACCTGGCCCTGCGGCGAAATCTTGATCATCGGGATGGGCATATTCTGAAACACCGGCCAGCCGTCGGCGGAGGCCGTCTCTCCCTGAACGGCGGGCGGGGGCAGCAGATAGATCGCGCGCCGCCCGGCCCCGGCGTCCGTCTGCGCGATGAGCGCCGCTTTATCGCCAGTGGTGGTGGCGACCTGCATCACGGTGCCCGGCACGATGACCTGATCCGTGAACACCATCTCGATCGTTTTGCTGCGCGCGCCGACGAACTGCCGCGCGGCGTGGTTCATCGACAAAATCGCCCCGCTGCGCCCGACCATGATCATCGGTAGAATACGGTTGTCACTGGGAAGCTGGCCTGCAGCGGGGGCGGCGTTGACGTCGATCCGCCACACGAAATTCTCACCGGTCTGATGCACGTTGATGGACAGGCTGCCGCTGCCGGTCACAATCTCCTCGCGCGCGAACCCGACGGAGTCGGCCCGGGATTGCAGCCGGAACAAAACGGGCCCGGGATTTGCGATGCGATCCCCCAACGCCTGTGACACGGTGCGATTATCCGGCATCCCAAACGCCGCAAGGGCCGCGGGATTGGCGTAGCTGATGATACCATCCGCTTCTGCAATCAGGCACGGCGTGCCATCATGGTCGAGGACCTGCGCCGCCGCCGGCGCAGGGCGCGCGCGCCCGCTCAAAATCGCAAGCAGGGCGGCAAAAGCCATCAGAGCGCCCCCCAGGATACTGCCCGGCACAGATGTCTCAACCGGTGCGATCTGCGCCAGCGCGATCACAGCCACCCCAACCCCAGCGACCGCCAGAAGCCGCAAGGGTGGAAAACGCCCGCGGGCGGCAAGAAGTGACTGATCTGGCATAACACCCTTTCATGCGGACAGGATTCGCCCTGCCGCCAGTCTTGGCATGAAGGGTTAACCAACCTTTAAGCGCTACGGCGGTCCGCCAAAATCGACAGAAATTTCCCGCTATACGCGAGACTGACCGCTTTCCTACCGCCGCGTCAAGTGCGCGGTAAAGAACCCGTCGCAGTCTGCGCTGACGGCGTAGCGCCGCACGAAAGGCGCATGCCAGTCTGAATGCCGCGCAAGAAACGCCTCGATGCGGGCTTCGTTCTCGACCCTGAGGACCGAACAGGTCGCATAGACAAGCGTTCCGCCGGGGCCAGCGCCCCCCTTGCCATGTCGAGGATCTCGTCCTGTATCTGCGTCAGCTCGGCCAATCGGTCGGATGTCAGGCGCCATTTGCCCTCTGGCGCGCGGCGCCACGCCCCGCTGCCCGAACAGGGGGCATCCACCAGCACAAGATCAAAAGGGGCGACGTCGGCGGCTGTCCCCGGCGCAAGCAATTCGATGGTGACACCCGCGCGCGCCGCCCTGGCCGGCAAATCCTTCATGCGGGCGGCATCGCTGTCGTGCGCGCTCACATCAGTGCCCTGCCGCGCCGCCAGCGCCAGGGCCTTGCCGCCACCGCCAGCGCAATAGTCGAGCGCCCGCGCCGCTGCCGGTGCGGCCTCAACGACCGCCTGACTGCTCGCGTCCTGAAATTCGATCAACCCGTCGGCATACAGCACCGTCTGGCGCAGGCGCCGTTCGTTTGCTGTGACGGTAAGCGCGCCTGCCGCCACGGCGTTGATTTCACAGGTGATTTCCTCCTGCGCAAGCCGGTCGATGACCGTCGCGCGATCGATGCGCGCGGTATTGACGCGCAGGGTGACCGGCGCGCGGGATTTCAGTGCCTCCGCCGTTGACTGCGCCGCATCGCCCAGGCTGTCGGCAAAGGGCGCCATCAACCAGTCCGGCAGATCCTGCGCAACGGCGGCGGCAGGCGCATGCGTGGGGGCAGTACGCTCCGCATCGGTCAGTTCGGCTGGCGCGTGGCCCACGCCCGAGAACAGCTCAGCAAGGGCCGCGCCGTCCTGTCGCAGCTTGCCGATCATGCGGGCGCGCCCGGTCTCCCCCCCGCCCTCATGCGCGCTGCTGCGCCAGCGGCGCACCACGTCGAACACGTGATCCCGGATCGCCGCGCGGTCCTTGGACCCGGCAAAGCGGTGCCCCCGCGCCCATCGGGTCAGCGTCTGCTCGGCGGGCGCACCGGCAACGATCTCGTCGAGGATCTCGATCGCGGCCGCGATGCGCGCTCCGGGGGTCACGCTCAGCCGATCCGGTAGTTGGGGGATTCGCGCGTGATCTGCACGTCGTGCACGTGGCTCTCCTTGAGCCCCGCGCCGGTGATCTTCACGAAGGTGCAGTTGCGACGCATCTCGTCGACGGTGGCGCAGCCGGTATAGCCCATCGCGGCGCGCAAGCCTCCGACCATCTGGTGCACGACCGTCGCGGCGGAGCCTTTATAGGCCACCTGCCCCTCGATGCCCTCCGGCACCAGCTTGTCGCTTGCCGCGTCCTTCTGGAAATACCGGTCGGCGGAGCCGCTGGCCATGGCGCCAAGGCTGCCCATGCCGCGATAGCTTTTGAAGCTGCGGCCCTGGTACAGGATGACTTCGCCGGGGCTTTCATCGGTGCCCGCGATCATGCTGCCGACCATGGCGCAGGAGGCGCCGGCCGCGATCGCCTTGGCGAAATCGCCCGAGAACTTGATGCCGCCGTCCGCAATCACCGGCGTCTCGCCCGCCGCCGCCGCGCAATCCATGATTGCCGTCAGCTGTGGCACGCCGACGCCCGCCACCATGCGCGTGGTACAGATGGAGCCGGGCCCGATGCCGACCTTGACCGCATCCGCCCCCGATCCGATCAGCGCGCGCGTGGCCTCGCCGGTGGCGACGTTGCCCGCCACGACCTGCACTTCGTTGCTCAGCTTCTTGACCCGTTCGACGGCCTCTCCCACGCTTTTGGAATGCCCGTGCGCCGTGTCGATCACGATCATGTCGACGCCCGCGTCAACCAACGCCTCGGACCGCTCAAAGCCTGCGTCGCCCACGGTTGTGGCGGCGGCCACGCGCAGGCGGCCCAGATCGTCCTTGCAGGCGGTGGGGTTCAGCACGGCCTGCTCGGTGTCTTTCAGCGTCAACAGACCGGTAAGCTTGCCCTGCCCGTCCGTGACCAGCAGTTTCTCGATCCGGCGCGCCTTCATCAGGCTGATCGCCTCGTCCCGGTCGGCAGGTTCGTGCAGGATCGCCAGATCGTTCGAGGTCATCATCACCCGTACCGGCGTATCGTCGGAGGTGGCAAAGCGCATGTCGCGATTGGTGACGATGCCCACGACGCGGCCACTCTCGTCAATGACGGGAAATCCGGTCACGCGGTAGCGTTCCTGCAGCGCCTTGGCATCCGCCAGCGTCTGGTCGGCGCGCAGGGTGATGGGGTTGTAGACGATCCCGCTCTCGAACCGTTTGACGCGGCGGATTTCGCGGGCCTGTTCGTCCACCGTGAGGTTGCGATGCACCACGCCCATGCCGCCCGCCTGCGCCATGGCGATGGCCATGCGCCCCTCAGTCACCGTATCCATGGCAGAACTGAGTAGCGGGATGTTGAGCGCGATGGATTTGGTCACCCGCGTGCGAGTATCCGCAGTCGAGGGCAGCACGGATGAGGCGGCAGGCACCAGCAACACATCATCAAACGTCAGGGCCTCACGAATCTCCATCGGGCGCACTCCTTGGCAGCTTCATTTGGCACGCTGCTATCTCACGGATGGGGGCGTTTGGAAAGGGCGCGCTTGCAATCGGCGCGCGGTCGCGGAAGGCTGCGCAAAACAGGAGGGCGCGGCATGGCGAAACACGGGTACGAGGGCGGCAGACTGGATCTGCCTTTCGTGGGGATCTCAACCTTTGGCAAGCGTCCTTACGAGCCCGATTGGGACAAACTGGACGCCGATGTGGCGATCCTGGGCGCGCCCTTCGACGCGGGCACGCAGTGGCGCTCGGGCGCGCGGTTCGGGCCGCGCGGGGTGCGCGAGGCCTCGACGCTCTTTAGCTTTGGACACGCCGGGGCCTACGACCACGAGGATGACGCAATCTACCTGCCCGGCGACGTCAACATCGTCGATATGGGCGATGCGGACATTATCCACACCGACACCGAAGCCAGCCACGCCAATATCGAGACGGGCGTGCGCGCGGCCCTCGATGCCGCCGCCCTGCCCGTCGTCATCGGCGGCGATCATTCAATAAATATCCCCATCATCCGCGCCTTTGCCGATCAGGGCGACATTCACATCCTGCAAATCGACGCGCATCTTGATTTTGTCGATGAACGCCACGGCGTGCGCCACGGCCACGGCAACCCGATGCGCCGCGCGGCAGAGCAGGACCACGTGACCGGCCTGACGCAAGTGGGCATCCGCAACGTCAGCTCGACCGCAAAGGAGGGCTATGACGCGGCACGCGCGATGGGGTCGGACATCCTCAGCGTACGGCAGGCGCGCAAGATCGGGACGGCGGGCGTCCTCAGCCACATACCGCAAGACGCCCGCGTTTATGTGACCCTCGACATCGACGCCTTCTGCCCCTCGATCGCGCCGGGCACGGGCACGCCGTCGCACGGCGGGTTCCTCTATTACGAAGTGCTTGAGCTGTTGCAGGCGCTGGCGCAGCGCCACGAGATCGTGGGCATGGATCTGGTCGAGGTCGCGCCCGACTACGACCCCACAGGCTCCACCCAGATCCTCGCCGCGCAGATCCTGCTGAACTTCCTAGGCTTCATCTTCCACGCCCGGCGCGCCGACTAACCCTCGGCCACGCGCCGCACGCAGAAATCCCGACGGTCGACTTGCACGGTTGCAAATTCTGGTGCCCATGCCGCCAAAACGACGCTTTTTGCCGCGCGCGGCCTTTCGCGTGGCGTGCAAGCCCCTATGATCCGCGAAACACTGATAAAATCGGACCGATCATGACCGAAAATCCCCTTGTCATCTTCACCCCCTCCGGCAAGCGTGGCCGGTTCCCGGTGGGCACGCCCGTCCTGACGGCGGCACGCCAGCTGGGCGTCGATCTGGATTCGGTCTGCGGCGGGCGGGGCATCTGTTCGAAATGCCAGATCACGCCGGGCGTCGGTGATTTTGCCAAGCACGGTCTGCACGTTGAGGCCGACGCGCTGAGCGCGTGGAACAAGGTCGAAGCACGCTATGACGAAAAACGCGGGCTGAAAGCCGGGCGGCGTCTGGGCTGTCAGGCGACGGTGCAAAAGGATGTCGTCATCGACGTGCCCGCGGAAAGCCAGGTACACCGGCAAGTCGTGCGCAAACGCGCCGAGCTGCGCGATATCGTCATCAACCCCTCGACCAAGCTTTACTACGTCGAAGTCAAAGAGCCCGATATGCACGACCCCTCGGGCGATCTGGAACGGCTGCGCGACGCGCTCCATGACCAGTGGGAGTTGGAGAACGTCGCCGCCGATCTGCACATCCTGCAAGAGATGCAACCGGTGCTGCGCAAAGGGGACTGGAAGGTCACCGTGGCCATTCACCTCGGGGACCATGAAAACAACCCGCGCATCATGCACATCTGGCCCGGCTTTTACGACGGCACCATCTACGGGCTGGCCGTTGATCTCGGCTCGACCACCATCGCGGCGCATCTGTGCGATCTGCAAACCGGTGAGGTTATCGCCTCGTCGGGCGTGATGAACCCACAGATCCGCTTTGGCGAGGATCTGATGAGCCGGGTCAGCTATTCGATGATGAACGCGGGCGGCGCGGCTGAAATGACGCAGGCCGTGCGCGAGGGGATGAATGCGCTGTTCACGCAGATCGGGATCGAGGCGAATATCGATAAATCGCTGATCGTGGACGCGGTGTTTGTGTGCAACCCTGTCATGCACCACCTGTTGCTGGGGATTGATCCGTTCGAGCTGGGGCAAGCGCCGTTTGCGCTGGCCACGTCCAACGCGCTGCGCCTGCGCGCGGACGATCTGGATCTCAACATCCACGAAAGCGCGCGCGTCTACCTGCTGCCCTGTATCGCGGGCCATGTGGGCGCGGACGCGGCCGCCGTGGCGCTGTCCGAGCATCCCAACCATTCCGACGATCTGGTGCTTATCGTCGATGTGGGCACCAACGCGGAGATCCTGCTGGGCAACCGCGAAAAGGTGCTGGCCTGCTCCTCGCCCACCGGCCCTGCGTTTGAGGGCGCGCAGATCAGCTCGGGCCAGCGCGCCGCGCCCGGCGCCATCGAGCGGGTCGAGATCGACCCGGCCACGAAACTGCCGCGCTTCAAGGTGATCGGCTGCGATATGTGGTCCGACGAGGACGGGTTCGAGGCGATGATCGCCCAAACCGGCGTCACGGGCATCTGCGGGTCGGGCATCATCGAAATGGTGGCCGAGATGCGCATTCACGGCATCCTCGACGCACCCGGCCTCATCGGATCCCCCGAACAGACGGGATCGGCGGCGGTCTTTGCCGACGGGCGCACCTATAGCTATCTGGTCTATGACGGCACGCCGCTGGGCGGGCCAAAGATCACCGTGACCAACCGCGACATCCGCGAAATCCAGATGGCCAAGGCAGCACTTTATTCAGGGGCACGCCTGCTGATGGATAAATTCGGTGTCGAAAAGGTCGACCGCGTTGTGCTGGCCGGCGCCTTTGGCGCGCATATCTCGAACAAGCACGCGATGGTGCTGGGGATGATCCCCGACGTGCCGCTCGACAAGGTGACGTCGGCGGGCAACGCGGCGGGCACGGGGGCACGGATCGCGCTCCTGAACCGCGAGGCCCGCGCCGAGATCGAGGAAACCGTGCGCCAGATCCACAAGGTCGAAACCGCGATCGAGCCGCGCTTTCAGGAGCATTTCGTCAATGCCTCCGCCATTCCGAACGCGGTCGATCCCTTCCCCCTGCTGCGCTCCATCGTCGATTTGCCGACCCGCACGTTCAATTCTGGCGGTGAGGCCGAGGGGCGCGGCGGGCGGCGGCGCAGACGCGGTTAGAACCGCCGCGACAGGCTGATGCCGCAGCCTTTGCGCGTGGTGTCGAACACCGCCACGTTCGAGCGCGTGCGCCCGAGGCTGCACGTCAGCTTGGGCACCACGCCGCGCACCGAATAGCGGCTGTTGACCAGCGTGGCAGAGACATCGGCGATCGTATCACGGCGCCCGAACCCCAGATCACGCGCGTAGATGCGTTGACCGATGGCAAGCGCTGCCCCGATCTCAAGCCCGCCGCGAAAGGCGCGACTGACCTGCGCGTTTACCTCTGCCGCCGTGTGGCGCAGGCCGATCCGCTCGCTGCGCACCCGACCCACC
Protein-coding regions in this window:
- a CDS encoding hybrid sensor histidine kinase/response regulator, whose translation is MPDQSLLAARGRFPPLRLLAVAGVGVAVIALAQIAPVETSVPGSILGGALMAFAALLAILSGRARPAPAAAQVLDHDGTPCLIAEADGIISYANPAALAAFGMPDNRTVSQALGDRIANPGPVLFRLQSRADSVGFAREEIVTGSGSLSINVHQTGENFVWRIDVNAAPAAGQLPSDNRILPMIMVGRSGAILSMNHAARQFVGARSKTIEMVFTDQVIVPGTVMQVATTTGDKAALIAQTDAGAGRRAIYLLPPPAVQGETASADGWPVFQNMPIPMIKISPQGQVMGFNARASALIGVALVNDANIADLMEGLGRAISDWLDDTLAGRLAQKSEFLRLTRRDRETFVQVTLNRIEEDGAPALVAVLHDATELKTLEAQFVQSQKMQAIGQLAGGVAHDFNNLLTAISGHCDLLLLRHDPGDANYDDLIQINQNANRAASLVGQLLAFSRKQTLRPETLDMRDTLADLTHLLNRLVGEKVTLTLRHDPVLRPIRADKRQLEQVLMNLVVNARDAMPSGGEVRIVTEAVTLDSPLTRDRVTVPSGDYITIRVEDDGVGIPGDRLQKVFEPFVTSKRTGEGTGLGLSTAYGIVKQTGGYIFVDSEVDVGTSFILYFPVYAQPLHDAAQPKAMEPAKADGTPHDGGVILLVEDEAPVRAFASRALRLRGYTVLEAENAEAALNTLEDRQLKIDCFVTDVVMPGMDGPSWVREALKDRPDVRVVFVSGYAEDSLGEAQKKIPNSVFLPKPFSLNDLTETVNKQLH
- the recA gene encoding recombinase RecA; the protein is MATADLLSMDKKTADKQKALDSALAQIERQFGKGSIMKLGDEGAMQDIKASSTGSLGLDIALGIGGLPMGRIIEIYGPESSGKTTLTLHCVAEQQKQGGVCAFVDAEHALDPQYARKLGVDIDELLISQPDTGEQALEITDTLVRSGAVNMVIVDSVAALTPKSELEGEMGDSSVGVQARLMSKAMRKLTGSISRSNCMVIFINQIRMKIGVMFGSPETTTGGNALKFYSSVRLDIRRIGALKDRDEVVGNQTRVKVVKNKVAPPFKQVEFDIMYGEGISKMGELLDMGVKAGIVDKSGSWFSYGDERIGQGRENAKTFLRENEAMAHEIEDKIRAAHGLDFDGSDEMDDPDILEG
- the alaS gene encoding alanine--tRNA ligase, with amino-acid sequence MQTLNDIRSTFLSYFGDHGHAIVPSSPLVPRNDPTLMFTAAGMVQFKNLFTGVETRDYSRATTAQKCVRAGGKHNDLDNVGYTARHHTFFEMLGNFSFGDYFKEDAIPLAWDLLTKGFGIDASKLLVTVYHTDDEAVEIWKRHAGLSDDRIIRIATDDNFWSAGPTGPCGPCTEIFYDHGDHIWGGPPGSPEEDGDRFVEIWNLVFMQYEQFEDGTRRDLPNKSIDTGMGIERVAALLQGTNDNYATDLMRSLIEASANATSTDPDGPGKTHHRVIADHLRSTSFLMADGVMPSNDGRGYVLRRIMRRAMRHAHLLGAQDPLMHRLVPALVGQMGAAYPELGQAQRMIEQTLLQEETRFRQTLDRGLKLLDEEVSGLDEGAVLPGAAAFKLYDTYGFPLDLTQDALREKGRSVDTDGFDAAMAEQKAKARAAWSGSGEAADATVWFDVAEADGVTDFLGYETETAEGKIVALVREGAKVEAAGEGDSVQIALNQTPFYAESGGQVGDSGVIRTASGTARVTDTRKAAGVFIHFATVEKGSVSNGEAAVLEVDHARRTAIRANHSATHLLHEALRHALGDHVAQRGSLNAEDRLRFDFSHNEAVSLADIAAVEAEVNAYIRQNTPVETRIMTPDDARGLGAQALFGEKYGDEVRVVSMGMQDGSGKGTDGNTYSLELCGGTHVRRTGDIGAFVVLGDSASSAGVRRMEALTGEAAMAYLRGQDQRLAQVALEMKAPVAEVPARVRALMDERRSLANEVAQLRRELAMAGGAATAPEAKEINGVKFHAQVLTGVTGKDLPSLIDEHKARLGSGAVLLIADTGGKAAVAAGVTEDATGSVSAVDLVRAAVAELGGKGGGGRPDMAQGGGASADNAEAAIAAAETVLKG
- the speB gene encoding agmatinase, which encodes MAKHGYEGGRLDLPFVGISTFGKRPYEPDWDKLDADVAILGAPFDAGTQWRSGARFGPRGVREASTLFSFGHAGAYDHEDDAIYLPGDVNIVDMGDADIIHTDTEASHANIETGVRAALDAAALPVVIGGDHSINIPIIRAFADQGDIHILQIDAHLDFVDERHGVRHGHGNPMRRAAEQDHVTGLTQVGIRNVSSTAKEGYDAARAMGSDILSVRQARKIGTAGVLSHIPQDARVYVTLDIDAFCPSIAPGTGTPSHGGFLYYEVLELLQALAQRHEIVGMDLVEVAPDYDPTGSTQILAAQILLNFLGFIFHARRAD
- the guaB gene encoding IMP dehydrogenase → MEIREALTFDDVLLVPAASSVLPSTADTRTRVTKSIALNIPLLSSAMDTVTEGRMAIAMAQAGGMGVVHRNLTVDEQAREIRRVKRFESGIVYNPITLRADQTLADAKALQERYRVTGFPVIDESGRVVGIVTNRDMRFATSDDTPVRVMMTSNDLAILHEPADRDEAISLMKARRIEKLLVTDGQGKLTGLLTLKDTEQAVLNPTACKDDLGRLRVAAATTVGDAGFERSEALVDAGVDMIVIDTAHGHSKSVGEAVERVKKLSNEVQVVAGNVATGEATRALIGSGADAVKVGIGPGSICTTRMVAGVGVPQLTAIMDCAAAAGETPVIADGGIKFSGDFAKAIAAGASCAMVGSMIAGTDESPGEVILYQGRSFKSYRGMGSLGAMASGSADRYFQKDAASDKLVPEGIEGQVAYKGSAATVVHQMVGGLRAAMGYTGCATVDEMRRNCTFVKITGAGLKESHVHDVQITRESPNYRIG
- a CDS encoding gamma-glutamyl kinase codes for the protein MLVFFAERLAFLSVPKTGTTAYHTALRDRADLVISDPPLLKHAPVYRYNRFIRPMFANVCNAEMELMAVMREPVSWLSSWYRYRRRPFMQGKPNSTHDVSFDEFVLAYMKGKRPGFADVGSQLKFLERQPNGTGITHLFRYEDQPRLQQFLRDRLAVPLELAQENVSPRLDTPLSADVETRFRRKFSEDFALYDSIPCD